Genomic window (Aquipuribacter nitratireducens):
TCCGAGACGCGGGACGCGACGGGGCCGTCGCCGCCGCCGTCACGGCCCTCGTCGTGCTCGGGCACGACCTCGGCACGGAGGTCCTCGCCGACGGGGTCGCCGACGCCGCGCACGCGGAGGCGCTCGCCGCACTCGGGGTGGACGGCGTCGCGGGCCCGCTCGCCGGGGACGTCGTGGCCCCGGACGACGTGCTCGCCCTGTCCCGAGTGCCCTGAGCCGCGTGGCAGGAACTCGTCGCCGACCGGCACCCACGACGCTGGACCGTCCGGCCGCGCCCCGCGACGCTGCCCGCATGAGCGAACCGCAGGACGTCCCGCCCGTCTCCGCCGAGGCGTGGTTCACCGCGAGGCTCGCGTTCGAGACCGACCCCGCGGACGTCGCGGCCGACCGCGCCGCGGGGCGGCCGCTCGTGCTGCTCGACGTCCGCAGCCGGCCGGCGTGGGAGCAGGGGCACGTGCCGGGCGCCCGCCACGTGCCGGGCGCGGAGCTCGCCGACCGGCTCGGCGAGCTCCCGCCGGCCGCCGAGGACCCGTCCGTCGTCGTCTACTGCTGG
Coding sequences:
- a CDS encoding rhodanese-like domain-containing protein — encoded protein: MSEPQDVPPVSAEAWFTARLAFETDPADVAADRAAGRPLVLLDVRSRPAWEQGHVPGARHVPGAELADRLGELPPAAEDPSVVVYCWGPGCNGSTKAALVLARAGYRDVREMIGGYEYWAREGLAVETAGGRTRRAVDPLTGVAPPG